A section of the Apodemus sylvaticus chromosome 10, mApoSyl1.1, whole genome shotgun sequence genome encodes:
- the Gucy2d gene encoding retinal guanylyl cyclase 1, with amino-acid sequence MCAWPLPAGGLPSAGSCVPAWQSPSSLSRVLRWPGPGLPGLLLLLLLLPSPSALSAVFKVGVLGPWTCDRIFARARPDLAARLAADRLNRDLALDGGPRFEVALLPEPCLTPGSLGAVSSALSRVSGLVGPVNPAACRPAELLAQEAGVALVPWGCPGTRAAGTTAPAVTPAADALYVLLRAFRWARVALITAPQDLWVEAGRALSTALRARGLPVALVTSMEPSDRSGAREALRRIRDGPRVRVVIMVMHSVLLGGEEQRYLLEAAEELGLTDGSLVFLPFDTLHYALSPDPEALAAFVNSSQLRRAHDAVLTLTRRCPPGSSVQDSLRKAQEHQELPLDLNLKQVSPLFGTIYDAIFLLAGGVTRARAAVGGGWVSGASVARQVREAQVSGFCGVLGRTEEPSFVLLDTDASGERLFATHLLDPILGSLRSVGTPVHFPRGGPAPGPDPSCWFDPDVICNGGVEPGLVFVGFLLVIGVGLTGAFLAHYLRHRLLHMQMISGPNKIILTLEDVTFLHPQGGNSRKVVQGSRSSLAARSTSDIRSVPSQPQESTNIGLYEGDWVWLKKFPGEHHMAIRPATKTAFSKLRELRHENVALYLGLFLAGTADSPATPGEGFLAVVSEHCARGSLHDLLAQREIKLDWMFKSSLLLDLIKGMRYLHHRGVAHGRLKSRNCVVDGRFVLKVTDHGHGRLLEAQRVLPEAPSAEDQLWTAPELLRDPALERRGTLAGDVFSLGIIMQEVVCRSTPYAMLELSPEEVIQRVRSPPPLCRPLVSMDQAPVECIQLMTQCWAEHPELRPSMDLTFDLFKSINKGRKTNIIDSMLRMLEQYSSNLEDLIRERTEELEQEKQKTDRLLTQMLPPSVAEALKMGTSVEPEYFEEVTLYFSDIVGFTTISAMSEPIEVVDLLNDLYTLFDAIIGAHDVYKVETIGDAYMVASGLPQRNGQRHAAEIANMSLDILSAVGSFRMRHMPEVPVRIRIGLHSGPCVAGVVGLTMPRYCLFGDTVNTASRMESTGLPYRIHVNMSTVGILRALDQGFQMECRGRTELKGKGVENTYWLVGRVGFNKPIPKPPDLQPGASNHGISLQEIPPERRKKLEKARPGQFTGK; translated from the exons ATGTGCGCGTGGCCCTTGCCAGCGGGAGGGCTTCCCAGCGCTGGGTCCTGTGTCCCAGCGTGGCAGTCGCCGTCCAGCCTCTCGCGGGTCCTGCGCTGGCCAGGGCCTGGGCTGCCGGgactcctgctcctgctgctgctgctcccatCTCCTTCTGCCCTCTCCGCTGTGTTCAAAGTGGGGGTGCTGGGCCCCTGGACTTGCGACCGCATCTTTGCACGGGCCCGACCGGATCTGGCTGCTCGCCTGGCCGCCGACCGCCTGAATCGTGACCTTGCCTTAGATGGCGGCCCCAGGTTCGAGGTCGCGCTGCTCCCAGAGCCCTGCCTGACCCCGGGCTCACTAGGGGCTGTGTCCTCCGCGCTGTCTCGAGTCTCTGGCCTGGTGGGTCCGGTGAACCCCGCAGCCTGCCGGCCAGCCGAACTATTAGCCCAAGAAGCTGGAGTAGCGCTGGTGCCCTGGGGCTGCCCGGGCACTCGGGCGGCGGGCACTACGGCCCCGGCGGTGACCCCCGCTGCAGACGCTCTCTACGTCCTTCTTAGAGCATTCCGCTGGGCGCGCGTGGCCCTGATCACCGCACCCCAGGACCTGTGGGTGGAGGCAGGACGCGCTCTGTCCACAGCCCTCAGGGCTCGGGGCTTGCCAGTTGCCCTAGTGACCTCCATGGAGCCTTCAGACCGATCTGGAGCCCGGGAGGCCCTCAGGAGGATCCGAGACGGGCCTAGAGTTAGAG TAGTGATCATGGTGATGCACTCGGTGCTGCTGGGCGGCGAGGAGCAGCGTTACCTATTGGAAGCTGCAGAAGAGCTGGGTCTGACTGATGGCTCCCTGGTTTTCCTGCCCTTCGACACACTTCACTACGCTTTGTCTCCAGACCCGGAGGCTCTGGCTGCATTTGTCAACAGCTCCCAGCTCCGCAGGGCTCACGATGCGGTGCTCACACTCACACGCCGCTGTCCTCCTGGAAGCAGCGTGCAAGACAGCCTGCGCAAGGCCCAAGAACACCAGGAGCTGCCCCTTGACCTCAACCTGAAGCAG GTCTCTCCACTGTTTGGCACCATCTATGATGCAATCTTCCTGTTGGCTGGGGGCGTGACAAGAGCAAGAGCAGCTGTGGGTGGCGGCTGGGTGTCAGGTGCTTCTGTGGCCCGCCAAGTACGAGAAGCGCAAGTCTCTGGCTTTTGTGGGGTCCTGGGAAGAACCGAGGAGCCTTCCTTTGTGCTGCTGGACACAGATGCGTCCGGAGAACGGTTGTTCGCCACACACCTGCTGGATCCTATCTTAGGCTCCCTGCGGTCCGTAGGGACCCCCGTCCACTTCCCTAGAGGTGGACCTGCTCCGGGACCAGATCCTTCCTGCTGGTTCGATCCAGATGTGATCTGCAACGGAG GGGTGGAGCCAGGCCTGGTCTTTGTTGGCTTCCTCCTGGTGATAGGGGTGGGACTGACTGGAGCCTTCCTGGCTCATTACCTGAG GCACAGGCTGCTGCACATGCAGATGATCTCCGGACCCAATAAGATCATTCTGACTCTGGAAGATGTTACTTTCCTCCACCCACAGGGGGGCAACTCTCGAAAG GTGGTCCAGGGAAGTAGATCCAGTCTGGCTGCCCGGAGCACATCAGACATTCGCAGTGTCCCCAGCCAGCCCCAAGAGAGCACCAACATTGGCCTTTATGAG GGGGATTGGGTTTGGCTGAAGAAGTTTCCAGGGGAACATCATATGGCCATCAGGCCAGCAACCAAGACAGCCTTCTCCAAG CTGCGAGAGCTCCGGCATGAGAATGTGGCTCTCTACCTGGGACTCTTCCTGGCGGGCACAGCGGACAGCCCTGCCACCCCTGGGGAGGGCTTCTTGGCTGTGGTCTCAGAGCACTGTGCTCGAGGCTCCCTCCATGACCTTCTGGCCCAGAGAGAAATAAAACTGGACTGGATGTTCAAGTCTTCCCTCCTGCTGGACCtcatcaag GGAATGAGATATCTGCACCATCGCGGGGTGGCCCACGGGAGACTCAAGTCACGGAATTGCGTGGTGGACGGGAGGTTCGTGCTCAAGGTGACAGATCACGGCCATGGGCGACTACTGGAAGCGCAAAGAGTGTTACCGGAAGCTCCCAGTGCAGAGG ATCAGCTATGGACAGCCCCAGAATTGCTTCGGGACCCAGCCCTGGAGCGCCGAGGAACTCTAGCTGGCGATGTCTTTAGCTTGGGCATCATCATGCAGGAGGTCGTGTGCCGTAGCACCCCTTATGCCATGCTGGAGCTATCGCCCGAGG AAGTAATACAGAGGGTGCGGAGCCCTCCTCCGCTGTGCCGGCCCTTGGTGTCAATGGACCAGGCACCTGTGGAATGCATCCAGCTGATGACACAGTGCTGGGCAGAGCATCCAGAACTTCGGCCCTCCATGGACCTCACCTTTGACCTG TTCAAGAGCATCAACAAGGGCCGGAAGACAAACATCATTGACTCCATGCTTCGGATGCTGGAGCAGTACTCCAGTAACCTAGAGGATCTGATCCGAGAACGGACAGAGGAGTTAGAGCAGGAGAAGCAGAAGACAGACAGGCTGCTCACACAGATGCTGCCTCC ATCTGTGGCTGAGGCCCTGAAGATGGGGACATCTGTGGAGCCTGAGTACTTTGAAGAGGTGACACTCTACTTCAGTGACATTGTGGGCTTTACCACCATTTCAGCCATGAGTGAACCCATTGAGGTGGTCGACTTGCTTAATGACCTCTATACACTCTTTGATGCCATCATTGGGGCCCATGATGTCTATAAG GTGGAAACAATTGGAGATGCATATATGGTGGCTTCTGGGCTGCCACAGAGGAACGGGCAGCGGCATGCTGCAGAGATTGCAAACATGTCACTGGACATCCTCAGTGCAGTAGGCTCCTTCCGCATGCGCCATATGCCAGAGGTACCAGTGCGCATCCGCATTGGTCTGCATTCAG GCCCGTGCGTCGCCGGTGTGGTGGGCCTCACTATGCCTCGGTACTGCCTCTTTGGGGACACGGTCAACACTGCCTCACGAATGGAATCCACTGGACTGC CTTACCGCATCCACGTAAACATGAGCACTGTTGGGATTCTTCGCGCTCTGGACCAGGGCTTCCAGATGGAGTGTCGAGGCCGCACAGAGCTGAAG GGCAAGGGTGTTGAGAACACTTACTGGCTTGTGGGCAGAGTCGGCTTCAACAAGCCCATCCCCAAACCACCTGATCTGCAGCCAGG GGCCAGCAACCATGGCATCAGCCTGCAGGAGATTCCCCCAGAGAGACgcaagaagctggagaaagccaGGCCAGGCCAGTTTACTGGGAAGTGA